The Aquificaceae bacterium genome includes a region encoding these proteins:
- a CDS encoding cation:proton antiporter yields the protein MHNPQDFMLAGGVFLLLFFSAFLLSKLRVPYIASFMLAGLLGKFFLPHRAEGVLLIFEYSAVILLLFFIGLEYSFERLAGMKRVLRPGLFDLLINFLPVFFLSYLFSKDFLFSLVMGAVLYPSSTAITAKLLMDYKRLVNPEAELLIGVLIFEDLVSIVLLSMLTGFTLSGDPDVISLSRGILAVLMLFFLFYLIRSPSERLFDLVDRKVDENLIPFMVLGFLLLSAGFSLKFGLSDALIAFMLGVLVPEKSRVFHVIEKSLSDLKDLSVGVFFFMFTFHAKLSLDFDLWLLALLLPFSLLFKLISTYWGAISYGLSKRVAVRAALSFLQRGEFSVIFASFYQPVQSLAFLLVLFTALVGSFSFLLAPWLSQRLFPKREKKGPLPAPPS from the coding sequence TCTCAAAGTTAAGGGTTCCCTACATAGCATCTTTCATGCTTGCTGGGCTTCTGGGCAAGTTTTTTCTACCACACAGGGCGGAGGGGGTGCTCCTTATATTTGAATACTCTGCGGTCATACTCTTGTTATTTTTCATAGGGCTTGAATACTCCTTTGAGAGACTGGCAGGTATGAAAAGGGTGCTCAGGCCAGGGCTTTTTGACCTTCTTATCAACTTTCTGCCCGTCTTTTTCCTTTCCTACCTTTTCAGCAAAGATTTTCTTTTCTCACTGGTTATGGGTGCAGTGCTCTATCCCAGCAGCACCGCCATAACTGCAAAACTTCTCATGGACTACAAGAGGCTTGTAAACCCTGAAGCTGAGCTCCTTATTGGTGTTCTCATATTTGAGGACCTGGTGAGCATAGTTCTGCTCTCCATGCTTACTGGCTTTACTCTGAGTGGGGACCCGGATGTGATAAGCCTTTCAAGAGGAATCCTCGCGGTGCTAATGTTATTCTTCCTTTTCTATCTTATAAGAAGTCCTTCTGAAAGGCTTTTTGACCTTGTGGACAGAAAGGTGGATGAGAATCTGATACCCTTCATGGTTCTTGGTTTTCTGCTCCTGTCTGCGGGCTTTAGCCTGAAGTTTGGACTTTCTGATGCTCTCATAGCCTTCATGCTGGGGGTTCTTGTTCCAGAAAAGAGCAGGGTTTTTCATGTAATAGAAAAATCCCTTTCTGACCTGAAGGACCTGTCTGTGGGAGTTTTCTTCTTTATGTTCACCTTCCATGCAAAGCTAAGCCTTGACTTTGACCTGTGGCTTCTTGCCCTTTTACTCCCTTTCTCGCTACTTTTCAAGCTAATTTCCACATACTGGGGAGCAATCTCCTATGGGCTCAGTAAGAGGGTGGCAGTCAGGGCTGCTCTTTCCTTCCTTCAGAGGGGGGAGTTTTCTGTGATATTTGCCAGCTTCTATCAGCCCGTTCAGTCTCTCGCCTTTCTGCTTGTTCTCTTTACTGCCCTTGTGGGCAGTTTCAGCTTTCTTTTAGCTCCATGGCTTTCTCAGAGGCTTTTCCCAAAGAGAGAAAAGAAAGGACCTCTTCCAGCTCCTCCCTCTTAG
- a CDS encoding lysophospholipid acyltransferase family protein, translated as MRKKLKHRLSVLLAPLVAFLLRLIHKTIRWERRIDYELYKGKIIALLHGNALGVAMLGIDRGIYALVSRFRDGDIAERFLLSLGYRVVRGSSEEGKPQKGGSVGLLRLIKLLRDGNTVAITVDGPKGPYGKAKSGVILLARKTGVPIIPVYVELSWRIRLNTWDRLTIPLPFSRARVKIGNPIWVLPEDSTESKREELEEVLSFLSLGKASEKAMELKES; from the coding sequence ATGAGAAAAAAGTTAAAGCACCGCCTTTCTGTCCTTCTGGCACCCCTTGTAGCCTTCCTCCTCAGGCTAATCCACAAGACCATACGCTGGGAAAGGAGGATAGACTACGAACTGTATAAAGGGAAGATAATAGCCCTTCTGCACGGCAATGCCCTGGGTGTGGCTATGCTAGGGATAGACAGGGGCATATACGCTCTGGTGAGCAGGTTCAGGGATGGAGATATTGCGGAAAGGTTTCTCCTCAGTCTTGGTTACAGGGTGGTGAGGGGCTCAAGCGAGGAAGGAAAGCCTCAAAAGGGTGGTAGTGTTGGTTTGTTGAGGCTGATAAAACTCCTCAGAGATGGTAACACGGTGGCTATAACCGTTGACGGACCAAAGGGTCCATACGGCAAGGCGAAGAGTGGTGTAATTCTCCTTGCCCGGAAGACTGGCGTGCCCATAATCCCTGTATATGTGGAGCTCAGCTGGCGTATAAGGCTAAACACATGGGACAGGCTCACCATACCACTTCCCTTCTCAAGGGCAAGGGTAAAAATTGGCAATCCCATATGGGTGCTTCCTGAGGACAGCACAGAGTCTAAGAGGGAGGAGCTGGAAGAGGTCCTTTCTTTTCTCTCTTTGGGAAAAGCCTCTGAGAAAGCCATGGAGCTAAAAGAAAGCTGA